A region of the Gallaecimonas mangrovi genome:
TTACCGTCTTTATTTTTGTTTTGGTCAGAGCCTTGCTTGTTTTTATGCTGAGCTTGCTGCTTTTTCACCAAGTCGCGGTTAAAGCGGGCATCTTTAAAGTCCGGCTTTTCTTTCAGCGCTTTATCGTAGGCTTTAAGGGCATCATCCAGTTGCCCTGCCTTGGCTAAAGCATTGCCTTCGTTGTAGCGGGCTTTGGCGCCTTTTTGCGTGGCCCAGAGCTTTGCGGCTGCTTTATATTGGCCAGCACGATATAAAGCAGCAGCTCGCCAATCAGGGTCATTAAAGGTATTGGCAGCCGCTTTAAAGTCTTTTTTCTGGTACTGCTGATAGCCTTCCTGGCTGCGGTTTTTAAAGGCATCAGCATGGGCTTGGGGCGCCATCTGCACCAGGGTTACGCCAAGGGCTGCAACCAACAAGCCACGGCGAAAAGCCAGCAGCAGCAGTGGCACTAACAGCCACAGCAAGTAGCGGCCGCCGTCTTGAGGCAGGCTAATGACCTCGTCAGATTTATCTTCTTTCCCCTTGGGTTTGGTCAGTAGCGCTTTGATGTCACCGTCGTCGAGGCCAGCCTTGATACAAAGGCCGTTAACGGCAGAACAGACATCCGACATGTGGGTTTGCGGAATAACGACTTGGCCATTGTCGCCTTTTAATAAGCCCCCCGACATGGTTTTGATGGGCGCGCCCTGTGGGGTGCCAAACACTAGCGCCGACACCTTAAATTCGCCTAAATCCAAGTTGCTAATAGCGCTTTGCTCTTGCTTGGTAAAACCATCGGTAAACAGCAAAATATTGCCGCGTTTAAAACCGGCGTGGGTTAATAGCGCCATGGCTTTTTTTATGCCCAAATCGGCCCTTTGCCCCTGCACCGGCATAATTTCGCTGGAAAGAGCATGAATTAAATGCTCAAGGGTACTGGCGTCTTTGGTTAGCGGTGAAATGGTAAAGGCGTCGCCGGCATAGGCCACCAAGCCGGTTTCACCTTCTTTTAGGGCCCGTACCAAATCGATGGCTTTGAATTTCGATTGCGTTAGGCGGTCAGGGGTAAGGTCGGTGGCGCGCATGGTCATCGACATATCCATCACGATGACTCGGCCGCCACTGAGCTGATAAAGCGGGTATTTGTCTTGTCGCCAGCTGGGACCGGCTAAGGCGAGGGTGGCAATTAGCCAGCCCAGGGCGAGCAGCAACAAAGGCCAGCGGCTTTGGGCGCCGTCTTGGCCCGTTAACAGGTGTTTGGCTAAATGCGGCGGCAGCAATTTTTGCCAACCGGAGCCTGCCGGGCGGCGCTGCCAGCACCACCAAAGCAATACGGCCAGGGGAATAAGGGCCAGTAACCAATAGGGCCTTAGCAAGATCATCGGCTCCTCCATACAGCAACGGCTACCGTCAGCAATAGCAGTAATGACAAGGGCCAAAAGAACATGTCTTTGCGCGGGCGCATCACTTGTTGGTTGTCCTTCAACGGCTCAAGCTTATTGAGTTCGCTATAAATCTGTTGCAGCTCTTTGGTGTCTTTGGCCCGGAAAAAACGGCCGCCGGTATCTTTGGACAACTCGGTGAGCAGTGTTTCATCTGGCGGATCTGGGTTGGGCACTTTAATGGCACCGAAAGGGGTACGCTGCAGCTGGTAATCTGAGCCCAGACCAATGGTGTAGAAGGTCACGCCTTTGGCCTTGGCGGCGGCAATGGCGTCTTGTGGGTCAACCGAGCCGGTATTGTTGTGGCCATCGGTCAGCAATATAGCCACTTTTTTCTTGCCCGGTCTTTTGGCCAGTTCTTTGGTGGCCAGCGCAATGGCTTCGCCAATGGCGGTGCGGGTACCCACTAAGCCAAGTTGCGCCTGTGACATAAAGGTGGCGATGGTACTGAGGTCGTACGATAGCGGTGCCTGCACATAGGCATGGTCGGCAAATAAAATTAAGCCTAAACGGTCGCCTTTACGCTTTTTAATAAAACTGCTGAGTACATGTTTGGCGGCTGTTAAGCGGTCCACCGCATGGCCGTTGTATTCCATGTCGGTTTCTTGCATCGAGGCTGAAAGGTCGAGGATCAGCATCATTTCCCGGCGGCTGTCTGGCAAGCTTACCGGTTGGCCAATCCACACCGGCCGTGCCAGCGCCACTAAGAGCAGTAACCAGGCAAGCCATTTTATCCAAACGGGTAATTTGCGCCGCGCTAGAGCGGGGCTGTCCATATTGGCGGCCTGGGCAATAGCCAGTGGTACTTTAAGCCTTGAAAGGCTCGGTAAGGGCTGAGCGGGTAAAAAGCGCCAAATCAGTGGCAGCGGCAGTAGCAATAATACCCAAAGGCTTTCAAATTCAAGCACCTTTGCCTCCTTGGGCCGCTATCCAGGCCTGGGCAAACTGCTTTAGTGCCTCAAAGTGTTCGAAGCTGACCGCAAAACTTTTGGCATAAGGCCCGGCTTCAAGCAGCTCCAACGTATGGCGGTCAGGTGCTTTGGGGCTGTGCTGTTGTAAAAAACTTACCCAGGCTTTGCCTGACAAGGTGCCAACGGTGGCCGGGTCGTAATAATAAATGGCGGCTTCTTTTAGCAGCTGATTGAGAGCGGCCAGAAAATCGTCGCCATTACCCAGCTGCTGCAGGCGCTGTTGTAGTCGCACTTTGACGCGGTTGTTTTGTTTGGTTTTTAACAGCCAGCCAATGGCCACAGCGGCTAGCAACAGCACAATGGCGATAAGCAACCACCAGCCCCAGGCCAAAGGCCAAAACGACGGCGGCAGCGGCTCTTGAATATCTTTGAGTTTGTCTAGCATGGCTGCACTTTTTCTATCTGAAATTCCAGCGATTGCTGGGCACTGACGGCGCAAAATCGAATATTCATGCCTTTTAACACCTGGCGAACAGCATCGAGCTGTTGCAGACGATTTTGCTGGTAGTGATTACGAAAGCGCCCCGAGCCAATGGGCAGTAATCCTTTGGAATCAATTCCTTGTACTGGCAGTGTCATCGGAAGTCGCGACGAAGGCAGGCTAAGCTCTAACGGGTCGGTTATCAAAAACACGCTAACGTCAGCGTGCTTTTGTAAGCGTGCCATCAACCAGCGGCTTTCATCGTTCCAGCCTTGTAGGTCGCTGACTATCCAAAGTTGGCTGCCGGGAGCGGCCAGGCGAATGCTGCGCCTGAGTAAGTCATTTAAATGCTCAGGCCGCGGCGTCAGTAGATCAAGCGCTTGTGATTGCAGCTCTACCAGGGCGTGAGCAAGGGCTAACACGCCTTTTTGCCGGCCTTTGGGCTTTAGCTCTTTATGCTGCTCGCCATTGCTGATGAGGGCGCCGACACGGTCACCCCGTTCAGCCACGTGCCAGGCCAGTAACGCTGCAACATGGCCCGCTTGTACGGCCTTAAGCAGCAGCTGCGAACCAAATTGCATGGTGGGGCCAAGGTCAACGATAAGCTGCACCGGCTTTTCCCGCTCTTCCCGAAACAACTTGGTATGGGGCTTACCGGTGCGGGCTGTTACCCGCCAGTCGATGCTGCGAATGTCATCACCAACTTGGTATTGGCGCACTTCGTCAAAATCCATGCCCCGGCCTTTGGCTCGAGCCAAGTGATGGCCTGCCATATGGGCCTGCGCCGAGGCTTTTGGCGTCAGCTGTACCTGGCGCGCCAAACGGCGATAAGGCACCAATTCTTCAAGGCTCAGGCCGATGCCATTTGCACCGGTCGGCATTACTGGCTTCATGGGCAAGGAACGCGGGAAAGAATGCGGTCCAGCACTTGCTCCATGGTCACGCCGCTGGCCTCAGCCTGGTAAGACAGCAACAAACGGTGGCGCAACACATTGGGCAGCAGGGCCTGCACGTCGTCAGGGGTTACAAAGTCGCGACCGGCAAGCCAGGCGCGGGCGCGGGCGCAGCGCTCAAGGGCGGCGGTGGCACGAGGGCTGGCACCATAGGCAAGCCAAGTGGCCAATTCGTCGTCAACCTTGGCTGGGTCGCGGGTTGCCATGATCAGCGCCACCATGTATTGCTCGACCGCTTCGGCTAGGTGCAGATTAAAAATTTCCCGGCGGGCGGTAAAAATATCCTGCTGGGTTAACGGCTCTACCGGCTGCGGTTTGTCGGCAATGGCTTCTTGACGATTCAAACGCAAAATAGCCATTTCGGTTTGTGCGTCGGGGTAATCGACCTGCACATGCATCAAGAAGCGGTCTAACTGCGCTTCAGGCAGCGGGTAGGTGCCTTCTTGCTCCAGCGGGTTTTGGGTTGCCATTACCAAAAACAGTTCAGGCAGCGGATAAGTGGTTTTACCAACGGTGATTTGCCGCTCGGCCATGGCTTCAAGCAATGCCGACTGCACCTTGGCCGGTGCACGGTTAATTTCATCAGCGAGCAACAAATTATGAAAAAGCGGCCCGGGCTGGAATGAAAATTCACCGGTTTCAGGGCGGTAAATATCGGTTCCGGTCAGGTCGGCTGGCAATAGGTCAGGGGTGAATTGCACCCGGTGGAAGTCAGCTTCCAACCCCTGCGATACGGCTTTAATGGCGCGGGTTTTAGCCAGCCCCGGCGGGCCTTCTACCAACAGGTGGCCATCAGCCAATAGGGCTATCAATAAATTCAAGGTTAGCTGGCTTTGGCCAACCACCTGCTTATCTAAGTGTGTACGTAGACGAGTAAATGCGGCGCGTGACATGAAAATTCTGGTTATTCTCGAGTGTTGGCCTTGTTTTAACGGAAAACGCCAGCAAGGTCCACTTTGCTACCGTTAAGAGGCGTTTTCATTTTGAAAAGGAGTGGTTACAATCGGTCATTCACAGGTCTGACCTCTGTGATCACAGATAACGCAAAGAGAGGAAGGGATGACGGCTAAAACCCAAAACCTAAAAACCGGAAACGGCGAGCGCATCGCGGTCGTAGCCGGTTTGCGTACACCGTTCGCCCGCCAGGCGACCTACTTTCATGGTGTACCAGCATTGGATCTGGGAAAAATTGTGGTTAATGAGCTGCTGATGCGCAGCGAGCTTGACCCGACATTGGTTGACCAACTGGTTTTTGGCCAAGTGGTGCAAATGCCAGAGGCGCCCAATATCGCCAGGGAAATTGTGCTGGGCACCGGCATGAATGTGCATACCGATGCTTACAGTGTGTCTAGGGCCTGTGCGACGTCGTTTCAATCGACCGTCAATATCGTTGAATCTATTGTTTCTGGCACCGTTGATATCGGTATTGCTGGCGGCGCCGACTCTTCGTCCGTGTTGCCTGTAGGGGTGTCTAAAAATCTCGCCCGCGCCTTGGTGGATTTAACCAAAGCGAAAACTCTAAGCCAGCGCTTCGCCATTTTCCGTCGCCTGGGGCTGAAAGATTTGTTGCCGGTACCCCCTGCGGTTGCCGAGTATTCGACCGGCCTTTCCATGGGCGACACCGCCGAGCAGATGGCGAAAAGCCATGGCATTAGCCGCCTGGCGCAAGATGAGTTGGCTCATCGCTCCCATACCCTGGCGGCCAAAGCCTGGGCCGACGGCGTGTTGCGTGACGAGGTCATGGTCGCCCACGCTGAACCCTATAAGGGCTTCTTAGATAAAGACAATAACGTTCGCGAGAATTCCGATTTGGCGGGTTATGCCAAGTTGCGCCCGGCTTTTGATCGCAAGCATGGCACGGTAACCGCTGCTAATGCCACGCCGCTAACCGATGGGGCCTCAGCCATTATCTTGATGCGTGAGGGTAGGGCAAAAGAGCTTGGCTATCAGCCGCTTGGCTATATCCGTTCCTATGCTTTTGCTGCCATTGATGTTTGGGAAGACATGCTGATGGGACCGTCTTATGCCTCGCCCATCGCCCTGGACCGAGCGGGCATTAGCCTAAAAGATTTGGCGCTTATTGACATGCATGAAGCCTTTGCCGCCCAAACCCTGGCCAACGTTAAAATGTTTGCCTCTGATGCTTTCGCCAAGGAAAAGCTGGGGCGTGATAAAGCAACCGGGGAAATCGACATGGATAAGTTCAATGTGCTGGGTGGCTCCATTGCCTTTGGTCACCCCTTTGCGGCCACTGGCACTCGCATGATCACCCAGACGCTGCGTGAGTTAAAACGCCGTGGTGGCGGCTTTGGGCTTACCACCGCTTGCGCTGCTGGTGGCTTGGGTGCTGCCATGGTTTTGGAGGCCGAATAATGACTGACAAAACATTTTCTTTAGAACGCCGGGAAGACGGTATTGGCATTATCCGTATGGATGTCCCTGGTGAAACCATG
Encoded here:
- a CDS encoding VWA domain-containing protein: MILLRPYWLLALIPLAVLLWWCWQRRPAGSGWQKLLPPHLAKHLLTGQDGAQSRWPLLLLALGWLIATLALAGPSWRQDKYPLYQLSGGRVIVMDMSMTMRATDLTPDRLTQSKFKAIDLVRALKEGETGLVAYAGDAFTISPLTKDASTLEHLIHALSSEIMPVQGQRADLGIKKAMALLTHAGFKRGNILLFTDGFTKQEQSAISNLDLGEFKVSALVFGTPQGAPIKTMSGGLLKGDNGQVVIPQTHMSDVCSAVNGLCIKAGLDDGDIKALLTKPKGKEDKSDEVISLPQDGGRYLLWLLVPLLLLAFRRGLLVAALGVTLVQMAPQAHADAFKNRSQEGYQQYQKKDFKAAANTFNDPDWRAAALYRAGQYKAAAKLWATQKGAKARYNEGNALAKAGQLDDALKAYDKALKEKPDFKDARFNRDLVKKQQAQHKNKQGSDQNKNKDGKNQNKDQQGNSQNNKGNQGKKPGDQSPKSKDNKGQNKGKKPGDKGKQKDQQPQDNKAQQNPNNAQNPQQNQDKKQQSQQGANSQQPKDKQQAEPQKAQAEGDKDTKKGQQQAAKALPKDGKGPATQTEADKILDSVNDDPGYLLQQQMRRAYEARKRNAKEDQPW
- a CDS encoding DUF58 domain-containing protein, which gives rise to MPTGANGIGLSLEELVPYRRLARQVQLTPKASAQAHMAGHHLARAKGRGMDFDEVRQYQVGDDIRSIDWRVTARTGKPHTKLFREEREKPVQLIVDLGPTMQFGSQLLLKAVQAGHVAALLAWHVAERGDRVGALISNGEQHKELKPKGRQKGVLALAHALVELQSQALDLLTPRPEHLNDLLRRSIRLAAPGSQLWIVSDLQGWNDESRWLMARLQKHADVSVFLITDPLELSLPSSRLPMTLPVQGIDSKGLLPIGSGRFRNHYQQNRLQQLDAVRQVLKGMNIRFCAVSAQQSLEFQIEKVQPC
- the fadI gene encoding acetyl-CoA C-acyltransferase FadI — encoded protein: MTAKTQNLKTGNGERIAVVAGLRTPFARQATYFHGVPALDLGKIVVNELLMRSELDPTLVDQLVFGQVVQMPEAPNIAREIVLGTGMNVHTDAYSVSRACATSFQSTVNIVESIVSGTVDIGIAGGADSSSVLPVGVSKNLARALVDLTKAKTLSQRFAIFRRLGLKDLLPVPPAVAEYSTGLSMGDTAEQMAKSHGISRLAQDELAHRSHTLAAKAWADGVLRDEVMVAHAEPYKGFLDKDNNVRENSDLAGYAKLRPAFDRKHGTVTAANATPLTDGASAIILMREGRAKELGYQPLGYIRSYAFAAIDVWEDMLMGPSYASPIALDRAGISLKDLALIDMHEAFAAQTLANVKMFASDAFAKEKLGRDKATGEIDMDKFNVLGGSIAFGHPFAATGTRMITQTLRELKRRGGGFGLTTACAAGGLGAAMVLEAE
- a CDS encoding DUF4381 domain-containing protein — its product is MLDKLKDIQEPLPPSFWPLAWGWWLLIAIVLLLAAVAIGWLLKTKQNNRVKVRLQQRLQQLGNGDDFLAALNQLLKEAAIYYYDPATVGTLSGKAWVSFLQQHSPKAPDRHTLELLEAGPYAKSFAVSFEHFEALKQFAQAWIAAQGGKGA
- a CDS encoding AAA family ATPase, giving the protein MSRAAFTRLRTHLDKQVVGQSQLTLNLLIALLADGHLLVEGPPGLAKTRAIKAVSQGLEADFHRVQFTPDLLPADLTGTDIYRPETGEFSFQPGPLFHNLLLADEINRAPAKVQSALLEAMAERQITVGKTTYPLPELFLVMATQNPLEQEGTYPLPEAQLDRFLMHVQVDYPDAQTEMAILRLNRQEAIADKPQPVEPLTQQDIFTARREIFNLHLAEAVEQYMVALIMATRDPAKVDDELATWLAYGASPRATAALERCARARAWLAGRDFVTPDDVQALLPNVLRHRLLLSYQAEASGVTMEQVLDRILSRVPCP
- a CDS encoding VWA domain-containing protein, whose amino-acid sequence is MLEFESLWVLLLLPLPLIWRFLPAQPLPSLSRLKVPLAIAQAANMDSPALARRKLPVWIKWLAWLLLLVALARPVWIGQPVSLPDSRREMMLILDLSASMQETDMEYNGHAVDRLTAAKHVLSSFIKKRKGDRLGLILFADHAYVQAPLSYDLSTIATFMSQAQLGLVGTRTAIGEAIALATKELAKRPGKKKVAILLTDGHNNTGSVDPQDAIAAAKAKGVTFYTIGLGSDYQLQRTPFGAIKVPNPDPPDETLLTELSKDTGGRFFRAKDTKELQQIYSELNKLEPLKDNQQVMRPRKDMFFWPLSLLLLLTVAVAVWRSR